AGCAGCGGCCTCGAGGCGCTGCGAGAGGAACGGAGTCGAAGAAGCACTTCATCAACGGCTTCTTCGGCGAGGACCGATCCGTCGACCTGACGTTCGAGTTCCGGTCGAACGAGACGCGCGGCAAGTCGGCGACGCACGTCAAGAAGACTCACCAGTACGACCTCCGGCTCGAGGCGCCTCACGAGAGGCAGCTCGAGTCGGGCGAGAGGCTCCACGTCGGCTTCGTCCGGCTGATGGACCTCTACCGGATTCACCAGGCCATGGGGCCGCGCCTCTTCGAGCGGAACATCCGGTTCGGCCTCGGGGAGGAGGAGGGGGCGAACCGCTCCCTCCGGAGGGCCTTCGAGAAGATCGTCATCGACGGGGCCGACCCGGCCGGCCTCTTCGCCTTCACCCACAATGGCGTGACGCTCTCGGTGGAGAAGCTCGTCGTGGAGGACGGGACGGCGAGGGTGACCGAGCCGCGGGTCCTGAACGGCGCGCAGACGCTGACGACGCTGGCCCGGTTCATCGAGAGGAACCGGGAGCACCCGGAGTTCCGGAAGCGGGTGCAGCGGCCCGACCTCGAGGAGATGGAGGTCGACGGGAACCAGAAGCCGATCCAGATCCGGCCGCTGGCGCAGACGTTTCTCGCCGTGCAGGGCGAGCTCGACCGGATGTCGCGCCTCGGCGACGTCTTCGAGGACGAGAAGGCCTTCCGCCGGACGTTCCCCGAGTCGTATCTCCGGGTCGATCCGAGGAAGATCGTCCTCGTCTACAAGGTCCACCTCCGCCGGCGGGCCCTCCTGCGGCACCTGGCAGAGCACAAGGGGCCGTCGTTCGAGTTCATCCAGAGGGGCTGGAACCTCGTTCAGGCGCTCCTCGTCCAGGCGCTCTTCAACAACAAGGACCTGTCGTCCTGGCTGGAGCGCTTCGGAACGACGACCTCGATGGAGACTGACTACACAGAGGTCCTGCGGAGCCTCCTTCTCTCGAAGGTGGTCCCGGTCATCAAGAGGGCGGCCTCCGAGAGCCCGTACGCCGAGTCGCTCGCGGAAGGGAAGTACGCCTTCCTCCGGACGAAGGCGTTCTTCGGGAAGTGCATGGACCAGGCCGAGAACGACTATGGGTGGGAGAAGCGGTCGTTCTGATGAGGAATCGGGGCACCCCGCCAGGTCCGCGGGCTACGGGCGTCGATCGACGGTGCCATCCCGCAGGCGAGAGATAGTGCCCGTGCAGGGGGAGAGGATCCGGTCGACGTCGGGGACGAGGCCCATCGTGCGGATCAGGGCGAAGGCGCGAATGCGTGCGTTCGGGAACGCCTTCGACAGCACGGTCGCCGAAGCGAGGAGCGTCGCTCCCTTCGTAACGACGTCGTCCACGAGAACGATGTCTTCTGGCGAGCCGAGCGGTGGCGTGGGTGCCACGTCCAGAGACGCGACGTGGTCCTCGAGAGACGGCCGATTCCCGGGAGTCGACCAGGCGGACTTCCGGACCGCCGACGTCCGGATCAGGAGGGGCTCTACGGCGGCGCCGATGCCGCACGACACGAGTCCGTCCGCGATGCGACGAGGGACCCACAGGGCGTGCGGGTCCTTGATCGGCGCGCTCCTCGGAACTGGCACGATGGTCGCTCCCGCTGGAAAGAGCGAGGCGAGAGGTGAACCGGGCAGCTCCTCAGCGAGTCGTCGAACGGCGAAGTCGATCATCCTCTCGGGAGGGAAGGGGCCGGGGCCGTCGTTCTTGATGCGGCCGACGATCTCCCTGGATCGGACCGAGGTCTCGCCCGTCCCCCGGGGTGAGTAGATGAGGAGCGAGCCGAAGTCGACGCTAGAAGGCAAGGCGCTCGCGAACGATCTCGCCGGCAGGCGGGAGGAGCTCGAAGAGCTCGTCCTCGTGACCGGAGGCGAGCGTCCGCGCGCCGTAGTGGAGCATCTCCTTCGCCCACTTCAGCCGTTCGTCATCGACGATCGACTTCATAAGGAAGAGCGGGCGTCCGAGCCGGAGCGCCTCCCAGCCCTGCGAGAGCGAGCCGCTCGGAGTCGGGCCGCCTCGACGATGACCGTCGCGTGCGAGAGGAGGGCCATGGTCCGGTTGCGGCGGGGAAAGTTGGACCGGAGGACCGGGTGGCCGGAGGGGAACTGGCTCACGACGAGGTGGTTCTCCTCCATCGAGCGCCGAAGAGCCGCGTCGGAGCCGCCGAGGACGACGTCGAGGGGGTTCCCGAGGACGCCGATCGTCCGGCCGCCGGCCTTGACGGCACCCCAGAGGGCGGCGGTGTCGATCCCCGCCGCGAGACCGCTCACAACGAGCGCGCCGTGGCCGACGAGGAGGCGCGCGAGCTTCTCGGCTCGCTTGAGGCCGAGGTGGCTCGCCTCGCGAGCACCGACGACGGAGACCCGCGGGCCGACCGACAGGAGACGGATGTCGCCTCGGGCCCAGAGCGTCTCCGGGGCGTTCTTTCGCTCGACGTCGTTGAGCGGCCCGAGCACCTCGTCCAGCGAGAACGAGAGGGGAAACTTCGTCCTGTCCTCCATCCGTGCCAATTATCAACCCGCGGCACCCACTTCGGAATGCCTGGTTCGGCCATGCGCGTATCTCGCTGCCTTCGTCGTCGTGTCGAGGGCAAACTAACGCAGCAAGGCAGATACGTGCCGGCCGTCAGAGCCACGCCGGCGGAGGGCCCCCGATGATCCCGTCCGTCCTCTCCACGCAGGTCCGGAAGGGGATCGAGGAGTTCCTCCTCACGACGTTCCCGGTCACGACGCCGCTCTTCCAGCAGAGCCTCCCGGACCTGCTCCGCAGGGATGGGTCGGTCTTTCGAGGGCCGTATCTTTCATTGAAGCTGCCGTTCCGGACGGGAGAGAAGGGTGTCCGGTACTTTCCTGAGGTGCTTCCCGAGGGCTTCCGGCCGCACCGGCACCAGGAGCGGGCCTTCGAGCGGCTGGCCGGGCCTGACCGGCTCTCGACGATCCTCGCGACGGGGACCGGGTCGGGCAAGACGGAGTGCTTCCTCTACCCCATCCTCGACCACTGCGCCCGGCGAGGTGGGAGGCCAGGGGGTAAAGGCGGTCGTCGTCTACCCGATGAACGCCCTCGCGACCGACCAGGCGAAGCGCTTCGCGCGGGCCATCGAGGCGAACCCGGCCCTGAAGGGAAAGGTGACCGCGGGGCTCTACGTGGGGGGGATCGGACACGAGACGCGGAAGGTGATGGGGCCCGACGACGTCATCACCGACCGCGAGACGATGCGGACCTCGCCGCCCGACATCCTCCTGACGAACTACAAGATGCTCGACTACCTGCTCATCCGCCCGGAAGACGCGCGGCTCTGGCAGGGGAACGGGCCGGAGACCCTCCGGTTCCTCGTCGTCGACGAGCTGCACACGTTCGACGGGGCGCAAGGCGCCGACCTCGCCTGCCTCATCCGGCGGCTGAAGGCGCGGCTCAGGACGCCGGAGAGGCACCTCTGCGGCATCGGCACGTCGGCGACGCTCGGCGAAGGGCCCGAAGGGATGAACGCCGAGGCGCTGAGCGACTACGCGGCGAAGCTCTTCGGCGAGCCGTTCGGGACGGACTCGATCGTCGGCGAGACGGTGGAGACGACCGAGGAGTTCCTGAAGGGGACCTCGTGACGCGGTTCGGGTGCCGGGGCCGGAGAAGCGCGAGGCGCTCGACCCGCTGGTACGCGGGCCAGGCCGAGTACCTCGAGGCGCAGCACCGGCTCTGGTTCGACGAGGCCTGGACGCGGCGGGGGAGACGACTCCCTCGTGGGTCTCGGTGAGCGGCTCAAGGGGCACGCCTTCCTTCGGAATCTCCTCGTCATCCTGGACGGGAAGGCGCGCGAGCTGCGGGCCGTGAAGGACGAGCTGGCCCGCCAGGTGCCGGGTTTCGCGGGGGCGGACGTCGAGACGTTCGACCGGCTCCTCGGGAGCTTCCTTGCGCTCGTCTCGGCGGCGCGGGTGAAGGGGCCCGACGGGAAGCCCCGCCCGCTGGTGCAGGTGAGGCTGCAGCTCTGGCTGCGCGAGCTGAGCCGGCTGGTGGCGATGGTGGAGATCCCGCCGCCGGGAGGCTCGCCCCGCCTTGCCTTCGCCGACGACCTCGCTGCCGAGGAGGCAAAGAAGGCGCTGCCGATCGTCCACTGCCGGGAGTGCGGCGTCACCGGCTGGGGCGCTGTCTACAAGGCCCAGGACCAGCGGCTCGAGGCGGGGCTCAAGGGGTTCTACGACGCGTTCTTCCGCTTCAGCCCCACGGTGGCGTTCGTCTACCCGGAGGAGGACGGAGCCACGTGCGACCAGCGCGGCTTCGCGTGGTGGCTCTGCACCGAGTGCCTGAGACTCGCGCAGGCGAACGAGGCGGGCGAGTGCCCGGGCTGCGGGACGGGGCCGGAGGCGGCGCTGAGGGTGCGCGTCGGCGAGAACACGTACCGCGACCGGGAGGGGAAGACGCACGGGCACCACAGCTGCTCGTCGTGCGGCGGCCACAACAGCCTCACCATCGTCGGCTCGCGCGCGGCGAGCCTGACGAGCGTCGCCCTCTCGCAGCTCTTCGCCTCGCGCTTCAACGACGACAAGAAGCTCCTCGCCTTCTCCGACTCGGTGCAGGACGCCTCGCATCGCGCCGGCTTCTTCGGGGCGCGAACGTACGCCTTCAACTTCCGGACGGCGGTGCAGAAGGTGGTGGCCTCGCTCGGGGGGCCGGTTCCTCTCGCCGAGCTTCCGCGGAGGGTCGCGGAGTTCTGGCGGGAGAAGCTGACCGACGGGCCGTTCGTGGCGACCTTCCTGCCGCCCGACATGGAGTGGCTGCACGACTGGGAGGCGCTGCGAACCGACGGGAAGGTCCCCGAGGGCTCGGACCTCGTGAGCTGGTCGAGAAGCGTATCGCCTGGGAGGTCTGGAGCGAGTACACGTTCAAGAGCCGCATCGGCCGGACGCTCGAGAAGTCGGGCAGCTCGGTGCTCGTGCCGCGCCCGGAGGTCATCGAGGCGGCCGTGGCGAAGCTCCTGCCGGTGCTTCGGGAGGAGATCGGCGTCCTCCGCGACCTCGACGGCGCAACTCTCCGCAAGCTGATTGAGGGCTACCTTGTGACTCTGAAGAACAAGGGCGCCGTGCAGCAGGCGGACCTCGGGCCGTACGTCGAGTCGGGCGGGAACGTCTACCTCCTCAACAGGACGAAGCACCTGCCGGGCTTCTCGAAGCACACCCGGGCACCGGCCTTCCTCGCGAGCCAGGGCTTCTCGCGCTTCAACACCTGCTCCGGTCGACAGCGCAGCAGGCGCCGACCTGGTTCGAAGACTGGCTCGCCCGGTCTCTCGCGTCGGTTGACGGGCGAGCGGGGCCTACGCGGCCGAGATCTGGAAGCTCGTCGTCGGGGGGCTCATCGACGCCGGGGTCCTCTTCCAGCGGACGGGCCCGCACGGTGCTTCCGTCTGGGGCCTCCGGGAGGACCTCTTCCTCGTCGTCGACACGGTCGCCCAGATGCGATGCGGGCGCTGCGGCTCGAACGTCTCGGTGGCGGCCTCGGAAGCCGAGGCGTGGGTCGGCGCCTCCTGCCTGCGCTACCGGTGCGCCGGCGTTCTCGCGCCGGAGCCTCCGCGCGAGGACTACTACCGGAGCCTCTATGCGACGGGGGACGTGAGCCGCCTCTTCGCCGAGGAGCACACGGGGCTCCTCGAGCGCGCCGAACGGGAGGAGATCGAGATCGCCTTCAAGGCGAAGCCGGAGGACCGGAAGCCAGGCGACCCGAACCTCCTCTCCTGCACGCCGACGCTCGAGATGGGGATCGACATCGGCGACCTGTCGTCGCTCGCGCTCTGCTCGGTGCCGCCGAAGTCGAGCAACTACCTCCAGCGGGCCGGGCGGGCCGGACGGCGCGACGGAAACGCCTTCATCCTCGCCGTGGCGAACGGCCGCCCGCACGACCTCTTCTTCTACTTCGAGCCGGAGGAGATGATCCAGGGCCTCGTCGAGCCGCCGGGCTGCTTCCTCAACGCCTCGGCCGTCCTCGAGCGGCAGCTCACGGGCTACGTCTTCGACCGCTGGGTCGAAACGGGCCTCACGAAAGGGGCGATCCCCGAGAAGCTTGGCCCGGTTCTCGACGCGGTGGAGAAGGGAACGGCCGCCCGCGACGCCTTCCCGAACAACCTCATCCAGTTCTTCGACCTGAACCGGACCTCGCTCGAAGAGGACTTCCTGGCGCTCTTCGCGGGAGAGGTGACGGAACACTCGCGCGAGCGGCTCCGGACGTTCGTTCGCGGGACGGACCCCGAGGTCCCCGCGCTCCCCGTTATCCTGGTCGAGGAGCTGCAGGAGGTGGTGAAGGAGAGGAAGAGCCTACGGAACGCCGTGCGGCGCCTCGCGGAGCGAGTCGAGAAGGTGGAAGCCGAACCGGCGGGCGGGGACGAGCGCGAGAAGGAGCTCTCGGAGCTGCGCCAGGAGAAGCACGCGCTGACACGCCTCGTAGCCGACATCAACGGCAAGCACGTGCTGAACTTCCTCACCGATGCGGGGCTTCTCCCCAACTACGCCTTCCCCGAGAACGGGGTCCAGCTCAAGTCGGTGATCTACCGGCGGAACGACAAGGCGAAGGACGCCGAGAAGAAGTACGAGACGAAACAGTACGTCTACGAGCGGCCGGCGGCGTCGGCCATCATCGAGCTGGCCCCCGCGAGCAGCTTCTACGCGCAGGGGCGGAAGCTCCTCGTCGACCAGGTGAACGTCGACCTCTCGAGGCCCGAGCCGTGGCGCTTCTGCGCCGAGTGCTCGTACATGGAGAAGGAGGGGGAGAAGGAGCTTTCGGCCGCCTGCCCCCGATGCGAGAGCCCCCTCTGGCCCGACGCGGGGCAGAAGCGATCGATGCTCCGGATGAAGCAGGTGCTCTCCACGGAGAACGACAAGGAGAGCCGCTCGTACGACGAAAGCGACGACCGCGAGCCGCAGTTCTTCCAGCGGAACATGTTCGTGGTGACGAGTCCGGCCGACGTGAAGGCGGCCTATTCGCTGCCGGTCGACGGGGTGCCCTTCGGCTTCGAGTTCTTCGGGAAGCTCACGCTCCGCGAGGTGAACTTCGGGAAGCGCGATACGGGCCAGGCGACGCTCAGGATCGCCGGGGAGGACTTCGAGGACACGGGGTTCGTCGTCTGCCAGTCGTGCGGGAAGGTGAAGGGGATCGGAAGGGGTGGTCGAACGGCCAGCCCGTCTCCATCGACCACGCGCTCCACTGCCGCTTCCGGCCGACGCCGAGCGCGACGCCGCCCCCGACGCCCTGACGGCCTTCCAGACGGAGTTCCTCTACCGGCAGTTCGACTCGGAGGGAATCCGAATCCTCCTCCCCGTCGCCAAGTTCGACGTGGAGCAGAAGGTGGAGTCGTTCGTGGCGGCGCTCGACCTCGGGCTGAAGAAGCGCTTCCGGGGCGACCCGGGGCACCTCCTGACGACGGTCACGAGCGAGCCGGTGAAGGGCTCGGGGTGAGGAAGCGGTTCCTCGTTCTCTACGACGGGGTGCCCGGGGGAACGGGCTACCTCGACGAGCTGATGCGGGACGAGAACGGCATTCTCGACGTCCTGCAGAAGGCGCTGGACGTCCTGACGGCCTGCTCGTGCCAGCACCACCCTGCGAAGGACGGCTGCTACCGCTGCCTCCTCGCGTACCGAGGCCGGCACGACAAGCTCCGGACGTCGCGGCGGGAGGCGATCGACATCCTCGGGTCGATCCTCCGGGAGCGGGGGCGAATCGAGCGGGTGGAGCAGATCTCGACGATCCCGCTCGGGTCGCTCCTCGAGAGCGAGCTGGAAGCGCGGTTCGTGGAGGCGCTCCGGCGGAGCCGGATCGGCGACCAGCCTGTGCAGCTCCTCCAGACCGTGGTGAAGGGGAAGACGGGCTGGTTCCTGAAATGCGCCGCCGGGAGCTGGCTCGTCGAGCCGCAGGTGGACCTGGGCCCCGAGGAGGGCGTCGAGGTCCCGTCGCGGGCCGACTTCGTCCTGCACCCGGAAGGGGGCGGCTCGGCGCTGCCGATCGCCGTCTTCACCGACGGCTTCGAGTACCACGCCGACCCCGCGTCGGGGAACCAGCGGCTCGGCCTCGACACGGCTCAGCGCCTCGCCATCGTTCGCTCGGGGCGGTACCGGGTCTGGTCGCTCACCTGGGACGACGTGATGGAGCGCTTCGACCCGAAGACGCCGAAGCTGACGCCTCTCGGCGCCGACCGGCGGCCACTGTTCCAGGTTCTCGCCGGGAGATTGGCCGCGGGCGCCGCGCCGGACTGGATGGCGCTGGCGGAAGCGTCGACCTTCGAGATGCTCCTCGAGCGCCTCGACCGGTCGCGGGAGCGCGACTGGAGTGGCTTCGCGTGCGCGTGGGCGCTCTCGTTCCTGGAGCAGGGGCGTGGGACGACGCTCGGCGGGGCCGAGAGGCTGCGAGACGACCTCCTCGCTCGCGGAGCAGCGCGGCTCGCTCGAGCACGGACCGGAGCGTTGCCGGATCCGGTGGCAGACGGGGCGCGTCGAGCACCTCCTCCTCGGGACGTCGCCCGGTCATCCAGGGCCTCGTCTTCGGAAAGGCCGAGGCGCTTGGGCGGGGGAGTTTCGAGGGGACGGCCGTCTCGCTGCGCCTCAACGAGATCTATGGCGTCAACTCCCCGGTCGAGTGGAAGGACGCCTGGCGGAAGTACCTCTGGGCGACGAACGTCGCCCAGTTCGTCGGGCGAAGCGAGTTCGTGACGGCGGAGGGGTTAGCCGCTGGGCGGTATGCGGACCTCCTGGGTGACCTGCTGGGCGCCGTTCCGCCGAAGAAGGCCCTCGCACCGGCGACCGAGAACCTCCTCCTGCAGGCGGACGTGGCCGTCCGCGACCTCCTCCTCGCCCTCCTCGAAGCCGGGGCCAGGGCGCCCGAGATGGGCTACGAGCTGACCGGGGCAGGCGGGGAGATCGTCGCGATGGCGGAGCTGGGGTGGGAGAAGCAGCGGTCGCCGTCCTCCTGCCGCGCGAGGAGCCGTTCCGGGCCGCCTTCGACGGAGCCGGATGGGTGGTCTTCCTCGCCGGGGAGACGGACACGAACCCGGAGGCGGTCCTCGAGGCGCTCGGGGGCGGGAAGAGAGCGGAGGAACGGGAATGAAGGTCGCGATCTCGGACGACTTCCTGCTGGCGTTCTCGAACGTCCAGAAGACTCACCAGAAGAAGGTCCGGGAGTTCATCGAGCTCTTCCGGGAGAACCCGGAAGCCGGGGGCATCCAGTACCACCCGGTGAAGAAAGCCCGCGACCCGAACCTCTACTCCGTTCGGATCGACCAGGCTTACCGGGCGATCGTCTTCCACCCTGCCGACACGGATCTCTACCTCCTGACCTGGGTCGACCACCACGACGAGGCCTACGCGTGGGCCGAGAGGAAGGTCTTCCGCGTCAACCCGATGACGGGTGCGCTCCAGGTGCTCGCCGCCGACGCCGTCGAAGCGGCGGAGGTGGCGCCGAAGAAGGCTGCCGCCGCCCCGAAGGCCGGCCTCTTTCGGAAGGTGAAGGACGAAGCTCTTCTGCGCTTCGGCGTTCCGGCCGAGCTCGTTCCGACGGTGCGGGCGATCGGGGACAGGCGGGGCTGGAGGAGCCGCGGCGACCC
Above is a genomic segment from Holophagales bacterium containing:
- a CDS encoding DNA-processing protein DprA; translated protein: MEDRTKFPLSFSLDEVLGPLNDVERKNAPETLWARGDIRLLSVGPRVSVVGAREASHLGLKRAEKLARLLVGHGALVVSGLAAGIDTAALWGAVKAGGRTIGVLGNPLDVVLGGSDAALRRSMEENHLVVSQFPSGHPVLRSNFPRRNRTMALLSHATVIVEAARLRAARSRRAGRRSGSDARSSL
- a CDS encoding DUF1998 domain-containing protein, which encodes MRCGRCGSNVSVAASEAEAWVGASCLRYRCAGVLAPEPPREDYYRSLYATGDVSRLFAEEHTGLLERAEREEIEIAFKAKPEDRKPGDPNLLSCTPTLEMGIDIGDLSSLALCSVPPKSSNYLQRAGRAGRRDGNAFILAVANGRPHDLFFYFEPEEMIQGLVEPPGCFLNASAVLERQLTGYVFDRWVETGLTKGAIPEKLGPVLDAVEKGTAARDAFPNNLIQFFDLNRTSLEEDFLALFAGEVTEHSRERLRTFVRGTDPEVPALPVILVEELQEVVKERKSLRNAVRRLAERVEKVEAEPAGGDEREKELSELRQEKHALTRLVADINGKHVLNFLTDAGLLPNYAFPENGVQLKSVIYRRNDKAKDAEKKYETKQYVYERPAASAIIELAPASSFYAQGRKLLVDQVNVDLSRPEPWRFCAECSYMEKEGEKELSAACPRCESPLWPDAGQKRSMLRMKQVLSTENDKESRSYDESDDREPQFFQRNMFVVTSPADVKAAYSLPVDGVPFGFEFFGKLTLREVNFGKRDTGQATLRIAGEDFEDTGFVVCQSCGKVKGIGRGGRTASPSPSTTRSTAASGRRRARRRPRRPDGLPDGVPLPAVRLGGNPNPPPRRQVRRGAEGGVVRGGARPRAEEALPGRPGAPPDDGHERAGEGLGVRKRFLVLYDGVPGGTGYLDELMRDENGILDVLQKALDVLTACSCQHHPAKDGCYRCLLAYRGRHDKLRTSRREAIDILGSILRERGRIERVEQISTIPLGSLLESELEARFVEALRRSRIGDQPVQLLQTVVKGKTGWFLKCAAGSWLVEPQVDLGPEEGVEVPSRADFVLHPEGGGSALPIAVFTDGFEYHADPASGNQRLGLDTAQRLAIVRSGRYRVWSLTWDDVMERFDPKTPKLTPLGADRRPLFQVLAGRLAAGAAPDWMALAEASTFEMLLERLDRSRERDWSGFACAWALSFLEQGRGTTLGGAERLRDDLLARGAARLARARTGALPDPVADGARRAPPPRDVARSSRASSSERPRRLGGGVSRGRPSRCASTRSMASTPRSSGRTPGGSTSGRRTSPSSSGEASS
- a CDS encoding AIPR family protein codes for the protein MGPRLFERNIRFGLGEEEGANRSLRRAFEKIVIDGADPAGLFAFTHNGVTLSVEKLVVEDGTARVTEPRVLNGAQTLTTLARFIERNREHPEFRKRVQRPDLEEMEVDGNQKPIQIRPLAQTFLAVQGELDRMSRLGDVFEDEKAFRRTFPESYLRVDPRKIVLVYKVHLRRRALLRHLAEHKGPSFEFIQRGWNLVQALLVQALFNNKDLSSWLERFGTTTSMETDYTEVLRSLLLSKVVPVIKRAASESPYAESLAEGKYAFLRTKAFFGKCMDQAENDYGWEKRSF
- a CDS encoding DEAD/DEAH box helicase, which gives rise to MGGQGVKAVVVYPMNALATDQAKRFARAIEANPALKGKVTAGLYVGGIGHETRKVMGPDDVITDRETMRTSPPDILLTNYKMLDYLLIRPEDARLWQGNGPETLRFLVVDELHTFDGAQGADLACLIRRLKARLRTPERHLCGIGTSATLGEGPEGMNAEALSDYAAKLFGEPFGTDSIVGETVETTEEFLKGTS